The following nucleotide sequence is from Podospora bellae-mahoneyi strain CBS 112042 chromosome 1 map unlocalized CBS112042p_1, whole genome shotgun sequence.
TAGCTATAACTTTGAGCAAATCAGCTGTGCCGGCGAAGTTGGTGTCCACAAAGACGCGGATTTTGACAAGTGGGCTATCGATATCAAGGTCAGATTCCGTCAGGGGGAGACGCTTCAGCGGCTCGACCAGCACAGACAGTCCGGTGGCGAGCGTGCCGTGTCAACCATTTTCTACCTGATGGCTTTGCAGGCTCTGGCTCAGGCGCCATTCCGGGTGGTGGACGAGATCAACCAGGGTATGGACCCGCGCAACGAGCGTATGGTTCAcgagaggatggtggaggtggcgtGCCGAGAGCATACAAGCCAGTATTTCCTCATCACACCCAAGCTGTTGTCGGAGCTCCGGTACGATCCTAGGATGATGGTTCATGTCATTGTCAGTGGAGAGCGGGTGGATGAGACGAGCACGACGAAGATGAACTTCGGCAAGTTTGTACAGATACAGAAGAGGCTGAAGGCACAGGCAGGGAGGCTGTGGTGATACCATATGCCGAGGAAATGGGCGCCGGGGACTTTAGTTGCAAGCGTTGCTTTAGGGCATGACGATATTCACATCATGTCGACAGCCAGTTGGAAGGAATGGAAATCTAGCtgtttgatgatgtcgtGCCCCAGCCACATGGTGGGCATACAATTAGAACATGGAAATGTTTACCTAACACGCTTGCTTTTGCTCAAGCTATTCATCCATTGCATGGATCTGTCAGGGAACCGATATTTGCAGACTTCCATGAAACCCCTTCGCACGTGGAAGACCCCAGGGGTTCCCTGTGATATCATTGCCGAGCCGCAAACAACAATTGCTTGATGTCCCACCAGAAGACCCTGAAAATCCAGCCGATGGAACCCGCCAAGGTGGACTGGCAGAAGCAGGCAGCGCCAAGAGCGGACGGGAAGGGCACAGACCACTTGAGAGACAAATGTCAATGACGTCAATATCCACTTTGCGGAGACAGGCCACGCGCGTGGTGCGCAAGCGTCGCCTTTGAGGACTGTCGAATCAGAATGCGGATCAAGCCACAGTTCGGGAGGTGGCCGGTACGAAGGTGGTACTCTTGCGGGCTGTTGTACATAACTGGAAGAGTAGGTGAAGTCATTGCGAAGAGGGATGGGCATGGAGACGAGGAGCCGCGTCTTCCGAATGTCTTGTGCGGGCAGGAAGTCATGATACATGGGGGATCTGACGATTTGATTTCGAGATGGCTGGCAAGCAGCGCACCTTCAACCCGCTCGAATCCAGGCTGTTGGCTGGCCAGCAACTCCAAGCTAGAAGGGTAGCTGGAATGCAGAACCCAACAaatcccccatcccaaaaaagaaacatgCCATCTGATGCTTTCCATTTTCGCAAACTGATTGATCGACGACAGGGGTGTGTTAGTGGTCGGTCGGgtagaaaacaaaaaagcaGACAATGCCAGGTGACGTCACATTCGGGCCAGAGACGACCACCAGACTGACCAGTTGACCAGTGACGATGACGGGGGCGCCAGTtcagccagcccagccagcagGAGCAAACAGAACAGGACAGGAACAGGTTATTGACGGAGACGCATGTGGTAGTGGCTGCTAGAAAGCTGTGTTCAAAGAAACGGAACCAAGTCGTGGGGTAAGTTTGGTATATTatcttcccatcccaccaccagagTGTGATTccgtttttttctttctttcatcagcatcaacagaCACAACACACAAATACAAAGTATTTGCTTGCGACTTTGAataaaccaccaccactttaccacaaacaaacaatcACCAatcaaaccaaaccaaaccaaaccaaacctaCCAGTCAACATGGGCGCCGTCGTCTCTTGCGTatgtctcctcctcctcctcctccaccatctttcATCACTAGCGACTGATAACTAACCGTTTGAAACAGATCCAGAGTGCTCTCCGCACCATCGGCCGCACAATcatggccatcatcaacggcatcggcaacatcatcatggccatcgtcaacggcatcatcaacttcctcggcatcatcgTCGGCTTCCTCACCTGCAACACCTGCGGCGGTCGCCGTCGCCACggtggcaccaccacccgcaagAGCagagggtttgggaggaggagacatGGGACTACTGCTGCCATTTAAGTCCCATCAACACAACCACAGCTCATGATtgatgggaaaggggaagattTCTTTTGTTATCGATGAATGGGATATGAACTGGcgttttttctcttttgcaAAGCGACGGAGTGGAGGATAATGAATAAAGATACCCAAATACCCAGACTGCGTTTCTTACGCGGGAGCAGTCAGGaggggaggcgaggaggaggggaggaggaagggcaTTGCGGTTTGATGGGGGTTACCTACTAGATAAATACATCTTTCATACGGCATACTCTTGGAATGATTTTTGTGTTTGTGTTACTGGATATGTTTGAATGTCAAACCGACAACCaaacattttttttttatttatttttttatgCATCTACCTCCCACCTCATACCACATATCGACACATCTACACCCTCCGCTCAGTCGCTTAACTATCCTCCAACAAATCCCTCCCAAAGAACCTCTCTATCTGCCTGCCCGCCTCCTTCCCAACAAGCGCACTCAGCTCCTCAACCGTCGCGTTCGCAACCTCCTTTATAttctccatcttggccgTAATATTCCCAATATTCTTCGGCGTGACCCCGGGCACAGCGGCCAGCATCTCCCCCGGCTCCGGGTTGAAAGCCGCCCCTTGCCCCTGCTGGCTCCCttcgacatcatcctcgtcattcAACCCTGCCCTGACCGCGGCAATCGGATCAGGCTCCTTCTCTTGACTCTTTAGCCGTTCGAAAATCTCTGCTGTTTCGTACGGGCTTGAGCTCCAGATTATTCTTAGCTTGGGGAAGGCCAACGTCAACAACACAATCTTGGACTGGAGGTCCTTCTCGCCTGCGTTGGCcgagttgagggaggagatgcttCCTGACAGGTCGGCGAATGGTTCGAGGGTGAAGGATTTGTTTTGGTCGAATTCGATGAGCAGCATAGGGTTTTGGTAGTGTTGGAACATGGTCTCGCATTGCGAGTAGAGCCTTCcattggagaaggaggagatgagaTCCGAGACGGATTTTCGTTCTATGCAgatgttgggggagaggatgtaATCTCCTACTGTCAACATGCACGGCACGATGACCATCGACcggccgtggaggagggacgGCAAAGAAGAGCGGAATTCACGAACGTCGACCACCACTCGGGGCGGCTcagcggtggcggtggagagcTTCCCGCCGCCGGCGATGCGGGTGTTGATTGTGCGGAGAAAGGCTTCTTGGGGGTCTTCGGTGGAGGAGTCGACTGTCATTACCAGGGACATGGAGGCGCGCTCTTTGATGAGTTTGGTGAAGTTGTCTTTCTCTCGGCGGACGGTGGAGAGGTAGCGTTGTTCTTCGACCGAGCCGCCGTAGTAGAGGAAGTAGACCCTGACATTTCGATCGTTGTGGCTGGAGCGGTAGACTTCCACTCGGCGGATGAAGGAGGCGTCGGGTTCGTACATGATGATGTACTTGGGTTTGACTTCTTCCAGCACGTGCTCGTCCTGATCGCCGTCGTACGCgtggatgacgacgagatcTTGCATGTCGTAGAGCTGGTAGTAGTCGTCCATGTCTTCCAACGGGTCAGCCATGACGAGGTCATCTTTCTGGTTGGCTTCCGCTTCGGTAATGTCAATCTGCCCCATCAGCTCGGCGACCTCATTAGGCTTCTCAAAGTACTGCGGGATGCTGCCATTCTCTAGACGGCTCGAGCCAGAGCCTACCGCTCCACCACCGCGGACCCGACGTCTCTTGTTAGAGGGTGCCCGGCTTTTGGACTGCGCAAGACGGGGGTCAACGGCACCACTAAGCGCCTTTTGATTCTCCGCGAACAGCGTGGCGCTGACCTGGGCAAACTCCCTCTTCCACTTGAGATAGCTGCGCAGCTTCTTGCGCATCATGTAGGCGGCTGAAGGCTTGTCCTCTTCTGGATCGTAGACCTCCTCAATGCGCTTCTCAGTCCTCGGCTTGACGTGCATGGTCTGAAGATAGTCGCGGAGCTGGCGGCATGTGTTCGTGTCCGAGCACATGATTAGAATGGTGCCGTTGGAATCGTCACGGGCTTGCTGCTCAAAGAAAAGGTCACGGTCTATCTCTTCTAGCACATCGGCCAATACTGACCACTTTGGCTGTTCTTCGAGTACAGGTTGCAGAGAATCGATGCTGGAGTCTGCCTTCGCTTTCTGGGTGCTGGCATAAACCCTCTTCTTGGCAGTGTCAAAGATGGTCTGGGCTGCATCGAGAAAGAGCCACGGAGACTGGGTCTGTCTTGTCGATCCAGGGGGTGGCGAGTGAGCAGCATGAATGGTATCGAGTTgctgaagaaaagagacCGCATCGAGGGCCAAGACTGAGTGCAGCATACCCCTGAGTACAGTCAAATCGCCCACAATCTGCTTTGTTTTCCAGCTGACCCGGTGCCAATTAGGATCGAGCTGTCTGCGGACAAGAACATCAAAGCTCTTGAGAAGAGCGCTGTCGAGGTTCCAGTCTTCCATCTCAAGCCCCGTGTTgcccttcttcagctcatGAATACTGACTTCGACACATTCCATGATGGCCACCTGAATCTCACGCATTGCGTTGGTCATTGGCACCTCCAACTCGATGACCTcggctttcttcttcccctcgaGTGCCTGCGCGACGTGGACATGAAATCGTGGCCACAAAGATGCTTTTCGTAAAAACAAGTTCCTCATCATGGTAGCCAAGGGCGAAAAGCCGGCCGTGAACGGGTCTGGGTTGTCGGAGAACGCCTTTAGAAAGCCGACCTTGTTCTTTTGGCGGTATATCCTGATGATGAAGGCCTCTAACGAAGTTGCAACAGCCTTGTCGGCGTGAAGAACGAGCATGCCGGTGATGGTTTCCGGATTAAGGAGACCGGTCAACATATCGACGACCAAGATACGTGATGTGACGCTGAaaataccaccaccagcataCATCTTCTCCCGAGCACCCACGCTCGTGTA
It contains:
- the rad16 gene encoding DNA repair protein RAD16 (EggNog:ENOG503NWVW; COG:L; BUSCO:EOG09260AZK) codes for the protein MSSARTPPPVQPVKLSLPLVYQQKLFEELRKEDELVVLARGLGLMRLITNLLHSYDAAGNNLIVIVNAEDRENAWIGEALAEHAAISMSPKARGLTVVNTDYTSVGAREKMYAGGGIFSVTSRILVVDMLTGLLNPETITGMLVLHADKAVATSLEAFIIRIYRQKNKVGFLKAFSDNPDPFTAGFSPLATMMRNLFLRKASLWPRFHVHVAQALEGKKKAEVIELEVPMTNAMREIQVAIMECVEVSIHELKKGNTGLEMEDWNLDSALLKSFDVLVRRQLDPNWHRVSWKTKQIVGDLTVLRGMLHSVLALDAVSFLQQLDTIHAAHSPPPGSTRQTQSPWLFLDAAQTIFDTAKKRVYASTQKAKADSSIDSLQPVLEEQPKWSVLADVLEEIDRDLFFEQQARDDSNGTILIMCSDTNTCRQLRDYLQTMHVKPRTEKRIEEVYDPEEDKPSAAYMMRKKLRSYLKWKREFAQVSATLFAENQKALSGAVDPRLAQSKSRAPSNKRRRVRGGGAVGSGSSRLENGSIPQYFEKPNEVAELMGQIDITEAEANQKDDLVMADPLEDMDDYYQLYDMQDLVVIHAYDGDQDEHVLEEVKPKYIIMYEPDASFIRRVEVYRSSHNDRNVRVYFLYYGGSVEEQRYLSTVRREKDNFTKLIKERASMSLVMTVDSSTEDPQEAFLRTINTRIAGGGKLSTATAEPPRVVVDVREFRSSLPSLLHGRSMVIVPCMLTVGDYILSPNICIERKSVSDLISSFSNGRLYSQCETMFQHYQNPMLLIEFDQNKSFTLEPFADLSGSISSLNSANAGEKDLQSKIVLLTLAFPKLRIIWSSSPYETAEIFERLKSQEKEPDPIAAVRAGLNDEDDVEGSQQGQGAAFNPEPGEMLAAVPGVTPKNIGNITAKMENIKEVANATVEELSALVGKEAGRQIERFFGRDLLEDS
- a CDS encoding uncharacterized protein (EggNog:ENOG503P88E) yields the protein MGAVVSCIQSALRTIGRTIMAIINGIGNIIMAIVNGIINFLGIIVGFLTCNTCGGRRRHGGTTTRKSRGFGRRRHGTTAAI